In Lysobacter sp. FW306-1B-D06B, the sequence AGCCTGGCCGACCGCGTGACTGTTCTCGAACAGCAGGCGGCTAACAACCAGGGCAACGTGGACCTGCTCAACCAGGTCTCGGCGCTGCGCAACGAGGTCCAGGCCCTGCGTTCGCAGGTCGAGGAGTTGCAGCAGCAGAATCAACAACTGCTGCAGAGTTCCAAGGCCCAGTACCTGGACCTGGACGGTCGCATCAACCGGTTGGAGAGTGGCGCGGTCGTCCCGCCCGCTCCCAACGCGGCCCCGGCGCCGGCGGGCAAGCCCGCCGCGCCGTCGGCCGCCGCCAAGGACCGCCCTCCGGCGGTCTACGGCGACAAGGGCGCGATCGCCAAGAGCGCCGACGAGCGCGTCGCCTACGACGCCGCGTTCAACGCCCTGAAGGCCGGCGACTACGTCGAATCGGCCCGCCTGTTCCAGGCCTTCATCGAGACCCACCCCGAGGGTGCCTACACGCCCAACGCGCTGTACTGGCTGGGCGAGAGCTACTACGTCACCCAGAACTACCAGATGGCGCAGGTGCAGTTCCAGTCGCTGCTGGACCGCTACCCGACCCACGACAAGGCCCCGGGCGCCATGCTCAAGATCGGCTTGTCGCAGTTCAACCAGAAGCAGGTCGAGGCCGCCGAGCGCACGCTCGCCGAGGTCTCCACGAAGTACCCCGGCACCGACGCCGCCCGCACCGCCAGCGACCGCCTCAACGCGATCCAGCTCGGCCGGCTGCGCTGATCCGCTAAAATGGCGGCATGAACGCCGTCCCCCTCGATGCGGCCGCCGCATCGCCCGACCGGCTGCGCATCACCGAAATCTTCCTGTCCCTGCAGGGCGAGGCCCGTGCTATCGGCTGGCCGACCGTCTTCGTGCGCCTGACCGGTTGTCCGCTGCGCTGCCAATACTGCGACACCGCCTACGCCTTCCACGGCGGGGAGTGGCGGCAGATCGACGACATCCTGGCCGAGGTCGCCCAGCACGGCGCCCGCCACGTCTGCGTGACCGGCGGCGAGCCGCTCGCCCAGAAGCGCTGCATCGGATTGCTCGAGCGCCTGTGCGATGCCGGCTATGAGGTCTCGCTGGAAACTTCGGGCGCGATCGACATCGCCGACGTCGACCTGCGCGTTTCGCGCGTGCTCGACATCAAGACGCCGGGCTCGATGGAAGTGCACCGCAACCTGTGGTCCAACCTGCCGCTGCTGACGCCGCACGATCAGGTGAAGTTCGTGATCTGCTCGCGCGAGGATTACGACTGGGCGAAAGGTATTGTGGCGGAGCACCGGCTGACCGAGGTCTGCGACGTGCTGTTCTCGCCCAGCTTCACTCAGATCAAGCCGAGCGACCTGGCCGACTGGATCGTCGCCGACAAACTGCCGGTGCGTTTCCAGCTGCAATTGCACAAGATCCTGTGGAATGACGAGCCCGGCCGCTGAGCCGGCTCGTATTGAAGGAACCCCATGAAGAACGCCGTCGTCCTGGTATCGGGCGGGATGGACTCCGCCGTCGTCGTCGCCATCGCCCGCGCGCAGGGCTTCGCCGTGCATGCGCTGAGCGTGCGGTACGGCCAGCGCCACACGTCCGAACTCGACGCTGCCGACCGCGTCGCGACGTCGCTCGGCGCCGTCGCGCACAAGACGGTGAACGTCGACCTGCGCAGCATCGGCGGCTCCGCGCTCACCGACGAATCGATCCTCGTGCCCACCGATGCCGACGGCCACGCGGTCGGACAGGCGGCGGTGAAGGACGCCATTCCCGTCACGTACGTGCCCGCGCGCAACACCATCATGCTGTCCATCGCGCTGGGCTGGGCCGAAGTGCTCGGCGCCAACGACATCTTTTGCGGCGTCAATGCCGTGGATTATTCGGGCTATCCGGACTGCCGGCCGGAGTTCATCGACGCGTTCGAGAAGCTGGCCAACCTGGCCACGAAGGCCGGCGTGGAGGGCGCGGGCCTGCGCGTGCACGCTCCTCTGCAGTTCATGAGCAAGGCCGACATCGTGCGCGAGGGCGTGCGCCTGGGCGTGGATTTCGCGCAGACCGTTTCCTGCTACCAGGCCGACGACGAAGGCCGCGCCTGCGGCCACTGTGACGCCTGCCGCCTGCGTGCCGAAGGCTTCACTGCGGCCGGCATGCCCGACCCCACGCGTTACGCCTGAATCTTCCCGGCGCGTCGCCTGCACCGTCACGGCGGCCTGCGCTAGAATGCACGCCCCGGCGCAACGTCGGGCCCGCGCGCCGCATCGCGGTCGCGCCGATCTTCAAAACGTGGGCCGTTAGCTCAGTCGGTAGAGCATCGGACTTTTAATCCGCTGGTCGATGGTTCGAATCCATCACGGCCCACCATCCTTCAGCAGACCGCCGCTTCCGCAAGGCACCGTGTTGCGGTGGAGCACGCGTCACATCGGCGCGGCACGGGTCGGTTCGAGTTCGCTATGCGGCTGGCCAGCCTGGGCAACCGGGGCGCTGAGCTAGTGGAAGGCCTGCCGGGAATTGCCGCGCACTTCGAGCGTGGCGATGTTTAGGCAGTGGGTTTCGACACAGGCATGCACTCCGCGCCCACAGACACCCGCGAGACAGCGCGCCGAGGCGCCCGCTGAATTCTTCCGTGCGCCCGAAGATGCAGGTCGAGACCGCGGCGGCGTGTGGCGTGCCAAACGCGAGCCTTCGAGCCTGCGCTGCCGGTGGACCGCACTGCAACTAAGGCTCGATCGAACATTCGGAATCGTCTGATATGCACTCCGGGCGTGCCGTTGGTAATTTCGGCTTCAGATGAATAGCCATTCATCTCGCGGCAAAGTGTCCACGCAAAAGCATGGAATAGCTCCATGCCTGACACCGATGCGGCGCTCACCAAATGTGCAGGATGCAGGCAATGAACAACAAGAAGACTGGATCGGTAGCACCGACCGAGCGCATCAATATCAAGTACGTGCCGGCAACCGGCGACCAGAAGGCTGAAATCGAGCTTCCGCTGAAGCTGATGGTAGTCGGCGACTTCAAAGGTCACGACGAAAGCGAAGCGCTGGAAGAGCGCGTTGCCGTGCAGGTCACCTGCGGCCGAGATCATCACGGTGCGACCGCCATGCAGGGTTTCGGTGACCGCACCCGTCACCGTCCGGCTGGACGTCTGTGTCACGTTCTCGGACCAGGTGCCGTCGCGTTGGCTGGTGTAGTTTCCGGTCAGCGTGGTGGTGAAGTTGCCCGTGATGGTTTCGGTATAGCCGCCAGCGGAGATGGTCTTGCTTTCACCGGCTTCGTACGATTCGCTGACCTCCCCAGTCACCTTGACCGTGCGCGTACCCACGACCGTGTCCGTATCGTTGCCCTTGACGGTGCTACTGCTGTCGTTGAGCACCGTCCGGTTCATGTCTTTCTGCGCGTGGAGACCCTCGCTGACTTCATGCCAGTGGACGATGCCCTCTTCGGTCGCCAGCCGATGAAAGAACTCCGAGTCGCTTTCGCGATACTGGACGCAGTACTCGCGCGGCTCGTGTGCCGCCGAGTACGCAGTGCGCGTGCCAATCACGCGGTGCTCCTTCAGCAGCGTCGCCAGGATCTCGGTGGCGTTGACCCGTTGGAAGATGCGGCTGTTATGGCGCAGGCCCAGGCGCGCGAGCGGCGATTCAACGGTGGCGCGATAGCGGCTACGGCGGAAGCCGGTTTCGTCCTGTTCGAAGGCCGTGACGATGCCAACGATGCTGCGCTCGGGTAGCGATGCCGGTGCTGGACGAACGTGGCCATCCCCAGCAACGTTCAAGTGGGCGGGCCGCCGAAGGTGTCGTGGACGGCGCTGGCGTTCAAGACGCGTTCGCCGCAGGGAACTTCCGCGGGCGAAATTTACCGGCGGGTAGTCTTTCAGGGCTGGCCCATCGCTGTACCGAAGTCGAATTTCGATGCAGCGCAATGCGCTTCTTTGCTGTATCGCGTGCGGCTTCGGCTCGATACGCCTGTCAAAGCAAACGCG encodes:
- the queC gene encoding 7-cyano-7-deazaguanine synthase QueC translates to MKNAVVLVSGGMDSAVVVAIARAQGFAVHALSVRYGQRHTSELDAADRVATSLGAVAHKTVNVDLRSIGGSALTDESILVPTDADGHAVGQAAVKDAIPVTYVPARNTIMLSIALGWAEVLGANDIFCGVNAVDYSGYPDCRPEFIDAFEKLANLATKAGVEGAGLRVHAPLQFMSKADIVREGVRLGVDFAQTVSCYQADDEGRACGHCDACRLRAEGFTAAGMPDPTRYA
- a CDS encoding contractile injection system protein, VgrG/Pvc8 family, translated to MNVAGDGHVRPAPASLPERSIVGIVTAFEQDETGFRRSRYRATVESPLARLGLRHNSRIFQRVNATEILATLLKEHRVIGTRTAYSAAHEPREYCVQYRESDSEFFHRLATEEGIVHWHEVSEGLHAQKDMNRTVLNDSSSTVKGNDTDTVVGTRTVKVTGEVSESYEAGESKTISAGGYTETITGNFTTTLTGNYTSQRDGTWSENVTQTSSRTVTGAVTETLHGGRTVMISAAGDLHGNALFQRFAFVVTFEVADYHQLQRKLDFSLLVAGCRHVLDIDALGRCYRSSLLVVHCLHPAHLVSAASVSGMELFHAFAWTLCREMNGYSSEAEITNGTPGVHIRRFRMFDRALVAVRSTGSAGSKARVWHATRRRGLDLHLRAHGRIQRAPRRAVSRVSVGAECMPVSKPTA
- the queE gene encoding 7-carboxy-7-deazaguanine synthase QueE; amino-acid sequence: MNAVPLDAAAASPDRLRITEIFLSLQGEARAIGWPTVFVRLTGCPLRCQYCDTAYAFHGGEWRQIDDILAEVAQHGARHVCVTGGEPLAQKRCIGLLERLCDAGYEVSLETSGAIDIADVDLRVSRVLDIKTPGSMEVHRNLWSNLPLLTPHDQVKFVICSREDYDWAKGIVAEHRLTEVCDVLFSPSFTQIKPSDLADWIVADKLPVRFQLQLHKILWNDEPGR
- the ybgF gene encoding tol-pal system protein YbgF, giving the protein MAFAATFVVAAPAVAQRASLADRVTVLEQQAANNQGNVDLLNQVSALRNEVQALRSQVEELQQQNQQLLQSSKAQYLDLDGRINRLESGAVVPPAPNAAPAPAGKPAAPSAAAKDRPPAVYGDKGAIAKSADERVAYDAAFNALKAGDYVESARLFQAFIETHPEGAYTPNALYWLGESYYVTQNYQMAQVQFQSLLDRYPTHDKAPGAMLKIGLSQFNQKQVEAAERTLAEVSTKYPGTDAARTASDRLNAIQLGRLR